A single region of the Brachypodium distachyon strain Bd21 chromosome 3, Brachypodium_distachyon_v3.0, whole genome shotgun sequence genome encodes:
- the LOC100844787 gene encoding uncharacterized protein LOC100844787: protein MMMGTKSAGPMRRTTSMTEFAPPDVLAGVAEEQEEAMAAEETTDRLQVHEEKEEEIAHGWIGRGYRARPHRRNSADFSAAVETAAFLHACGLCNRRLGPGRDTFMYRGDAAFCSLECRQQHIAHEEWKDKCALAAPAVVVMADTVAPATASSVDQPNAGGTLAAA from the exons ATGATGATGGGGACGAAGAGCGCGGGGCCGATGCGGCGGACGACGAGCATGACGGAGTTCGCCCCGCCGGACGTGCTGGCGGGCGTggccgaggagcaggaggaggccatggccgccgaggaGACGACGGATCGGCTGCAGGTGcacgaggagaaggaggaggagatagCCCACGGGTGGATCGGCCGCGGGTACAGGGCGCGGCCGCACCGGCGGAACTCGGCGGacttctccgccgccgtcgagacCGCCGCGTTCCTCCACGCCTGCGGCCTCTGCAACCGCCGCCTCGGCCCCGGCCGCGACACCTTCATGTACAG AGGGGACGCGGCGTTCTGCAGCCTGGAGTGCAGGCAGCAGCACATAGCGCACGAGGAGTGGAAGGACAAGTGCGCGCTcgcggcgccggccgtggTGGTCATGGCGGACAcggtggcgccggcgaccgccAGCTCCGTCGACCAGCCCAACGCCGGAGGCACGCTCGCCGCGGCATGA
- the LOC100835439 gene encoding uncharacterized WD repeat-containing protein C2A9.03 isoform X2 — translation MPGRMLCRTANKCKRIALTMISSTTQDVLGHQSCIFSLQLRNLVWATTKHDVYTVHDQSVTHWSSLDQISTELINGDDCIVPKQRGHGSQSVAMVQFTTMAVDDNLLILGGFQGELICKRLEDDGIVFSTRVTDDENAITNSLEIYQDPSGSRRLVAANNDCSVRIFDTEYFDLLKHYVFPWSVNSVSVSPNGKLFAVLGDHEDGLVVDPNCGKAIGKLSGHLDYSFSSAWHPDGNILATGSQDTTCRLWDIRNLSESLGVLGGRVGSIRCIKFSPDGRFLATAEPIDFVHIYDSWADYGKSHEIDFFGEIAGLSFSPDTEAFYIGVADQTYGGLMEFKRRHQHHYVNCMW, via the exons ATGCCCGGGAGGATGCTTTGCAG GACTGCAAACAAGTGCAAAAGGATAGCCCTTACTATGATTTCCAGTACAACACAAGACGTGCTCGGCCATCAATCGTGCATTTTCAG TTTGCAGTTGAGGAATCTCGTCTGGGCAACAACCAAACATGATGTTTATACAGTACACGATCAATCAGTGACACACTGGTCGTCACTGGACCAGATAAGCACTGAGCTAATCAATGGTGATGATTGCATTGTACCGAAACAG AGAGGACATGGTTCGCAATCTGTTGCAATGGTCCAGTTCACAACTATGGCGGTAGATGATAATTTATTGATACTTGGTGGTTTTCAAGGGGAGCTTATATGCAAG CGCCTGGAGGATGATGGGATTGTTTTCAGCACAAGAGTTACAGATGATGAGAATGCTATTACCAACTCTTTGGAGATCTACCAGGATCCCAG TGGATCAAGACGGTTGGTGGCTGCTAATAATGACTGCTCTGTCAGAATTTTTGATACCGAGTACTTTGATCTCCTTAAGCACTACGTCTTCCCGTGGTCTGTAAAT AGTGTTTCGGTGAGTCCCAACGGGAAACTCTTTGCTGTCCTTGGTGATCATGAGGATGGATTGGTAGTGGATCCCAACTGTGGCAAG GCGATTGGTAAGCTTAGTGGGCATTTGGATTACTCATTCTCATCTGCCTGGCATCCGGATGGCAACATCTTGGCTACTGGGAGTCAAGACACAACATGTCGGCTGTGGGACATAAGAAACCTATCAGAATCCTTAGGGGTGCTTGGCGGAAGGGTCGGCTCAATACGTTGTATCAAATTCTCTCCAGATGGGCGCTTTCTGGCAACAGCAGAGCCTATAGATTTCGTCCATATCTACGACTCTTGGGCAGATTATGGCAAATCTCATGAAATTGACTTCTTCGGTGAAATTGCTGGTTTGTCATTTAGCCCAGACACCGAGGCCTTCTATATTGGTGTAGCGGACCAAACATATGGAGGTCTAATGGAGTTCAAGAGGAGGCATCAACATCATTACGTGAACTGCATGTGGTGA
- the LOC100835439 gene encoding uncharacterized WD repeat-containing protein C2A9.03 isoform X1 has product MDEFELEDNLEFILQSIQELIEDQGDNNPFGEVNQNELLANLVNYDQDNMMPDVSAEDVVNGKDVQGIPWEKMMFPRDKYRDMKMKSYKNYQNLSYAREDALQDCKQVQKDSPYYDFQYNTRRARPSIVHFQLRNLVWATTKHDVYTVHDQSVTHWSSLDQISTELINGDDCIVPKQRGHGSQSVAMVQFTTMAVDDNLLILGGFQGELICKRLEDDGIVFSTRVTDDENAITNSLEIYQDPSGSRRLVAANNDCSVRIFDTEYFDLLKHYVFPWSVNSVSVSPNGKLFAVLGDHEDGLVVDPNCGKAIGKLSGHLDYSFSSAWHPDGNILATGSQDTTCRLWDIRNLSESLGVLGGRVGSIRCIKFSPDGRFLATAEPIDFVHIYDSWADYGKSHEIDFFGEIAGLSFSPDTEAFYIGVADQTYGGLMEFKRRHQHHYVNCMW; this is encoded by the exons ATGGACGAGTTCGAGCTGGAGGATAACCTAGAGTTCATCCTCCAGAGCATCCAGGAGCTCATAGAGGACCAGGGCGACAACAACCCCTTCGGCGAGGTCAACCAGAACGAGCTCCTCGCCAACCTCGTCAACTATGACCAG GATAACATGATGCCAGACGTGTCCGCAGAGGACGTAGTGAACGGGAAGGACGTGCAGGGGATCCCGTGGGAGAAGATGATGTTCCCGAGGGATAAGTACCGTGACATGAAGATGAAGAGCTACAAGAATTATCAGAACCTCAGTTATGCCCGGGAGGATGCTTTGCAG GACTGCAAACAAGTGCAAAAGGATAGCCCTTACTATGATTTCCAGTACAACACAAGACGTGCTCGGCCATCAATCGTGCATTTTCAG TTGAGGAATCTCGTCTGGGCAACAACCAAACATGATGTTTATACAGTACACGATCAATCAGTGACACACTGGTCGTCACTGGACCAGATAAGCACTGAGCTAATCAATGGTGATGATTGCATTGTACCGAAACAG AGAGGACATGGTTCGCAATCTGTTGCAATGGTCCAGTTCACAACTATGGCGGTAGATGATAATTTATTGATACTTGGTGGTTTTCAAGGGGAGCTTATATGCAAG CGCCTGGAGGATGATGGGATTGTTTTCAGCACAAGAGTTACAGATGATGAGAATGCTATTACCAACTCTTTGGAGATCTACCAGGATCCCAG TGGATCAAGACGGTTGGTGGCTGCTAATAATGACTGCTCTGTCAGAATTTTTGATACCGAGTACTTTGATCTCCTTAAGCACTACGTCTTCCCGTGGTCTGTAAAT AGTGTTTCGGTGAGTCCCAACGGGAAACTCTTTGCTGTCCTTGGTGATCATGAGGATGGATTGGTAGTGGATCCCAACTGTGGCAAG GCGATTGGTAAGCTTAGTGGGCATTTGGATTACTCATTCTCATCTGCCTGGCATCCGGATGGCAACATCTTGGCTACTGGGAGTCAAGACACAACATGTCGGCTGTGGGACATAAGAAACCTATCAGAATCCTTAGGGGTGCTTGGCGGAAGGGTCGGCTCAATACGTTGTATCAAATTCTCTCCAGATGGGCGCTTTCTGGCAACAGCAGAGCCTATAGATTTCGTCCATATCTACGACTCTTGGGCAGATTATGGCAAATCTCATGAAATTGACTTCTTCGGTGAAATTGCTGGTTTGTCATTTAGCCCAGACACCGAGGCCTTCTATATTGGTGTAGCGGACCAAACATATGGAGGTCTAATGGAGTTCAAGAGGAGGCATCAACATCATTACGTGAACTGCATGTGGTGA